Proteins from a single region of Bacteroidales bacterium:
- a CDS encoding Rrf2 family transcriptional regulator — translation MFNKETEYALRGLVYIQMQNTDGKRPGIAEISEQIDAPYFYTAKILQRLVRQGFVKSQKGKGGGFYLIVNSLILS, via the coding sequence ATGTTTAATAAAGAAACTGAATATGCACTTAGGGGTTTAGTTTATATTCAGATGCAGAACACTGATGGCAAAAGGCCTGGTATTGCTGAAATCTCTGAACAAATTGATGCACCTTATTTTTATACAGCTAAAATATTACAACGATTAGTCAGACAAGGATTTGTTAAATCACAGAAAGGAAAAGGAGGCGGATTCTATTTGATAGTAAACAGCCTGATTTTATCCTAA